In Sphingomonas sp. R1, a single genomic region encodes these proteins:
- a CDS encoding amidohydrolase family protein codes for MRAFRLGLLLASAAILPAAAQTQKADLMTAPADARHYTISSAAGKHGDVWSWTLADGRIAYRMSMSLRGWITETDEVVTIGPDGRPTALAVRGFTDSGDATENFSVDGAGVAHWKTAVDAGEKPFGKARYNSYGGPWLAGEQDINALVAAGPAGLDLLPTGHSSITIGKAVEVDGPAGKKTLKLAFVQGTGFSPSPVWLDEQNRFFGVSGGMALLPAGYEAAAPKLKEVQDKETADMVRAVAHRFLAPANRTPTLVDHVLLFDSVGGRYLPNQAVLIADGKVVKVGPAGSIRATKAMTVIDGRGRTLLPGLWDSHQHVGDDWNLLQNVATGMTNYRSPGSSIEDAQSIFKRRAAGDLLAPDGKVSVIIDKKDPLAAQGALTVSSAAEAVAAVDKIKAAGMWGVKFYTSMDPAWIAPAAAEAHKLGLHVHGHVPARMRPLDAVHAGYDEVTHINFILMQAMPQAVVDKANTAARLEGPAKYGKDLNLDSPELRAFYADLAKRKTIIDPTLTVWEPLLTSDGSAVPPEYAAYADVAPPAVARGWKIGGYPLFDGLTRADFRKSFGKMVEVVGRLHKAGVPIVAGTDGYGVELVRELELYQEAGLTNVEALQTATIVPARMVGMADRVGSIAPGKTADIILVEGDVQQDIRNLRHVHTVFLDGYRLDGDALRKASGLSGMPK; via the coding sequence ATGCGTGCTTTTCGTCTCGGCCTGCTGCTGGCTTCGGCCGCAATCCTGCCCGCCGCCGCGCAGACGCAGAAAGCCGATCTGATGACCGCGCCTGCCGATGCACGGCATTATACGATCAGTTCGGCGGCCGGGAAGCACGGCGATGTCTGGTCGTGGACGCTGGCGGACGGCCGCATCGCCTATCGCATGTCGATGTCGTTGCGCGGCTGGATCACCGAGACGGACGAGGTGGTGACGATCGGGCCGGATGGCCGCCCGACCGCGCTTGCGGTACGCGGCTTCACCGACAGCGGCGATGCGACCGAGAATTTCAGCGTGGACGGCGCCGGCGTCGCGCACTGGAAGACCGCGGTGGATGCCGGCGAAAAGCCGTTCGGCAAGGCCCGGTACAACAGCTATGGCGGACCCTGGCTGGCGGGCGAGCAGGACATCAACGCGCTCGTCGCGGCGGGACCCGCGGGGCTGGACCTGCTGCCGACCGGCCATTCCAGCATCACCATCGGCAAGGCGGTCGAGGTCGACGGCCCGGCGGGCAAGAAGACGCTGAAGCTCGCCTTCGTCCAGGGCACGGGCTTTTCGCCCTCGCCGGTGTGGCTGGACGAGCAGAACCGCTTTTTCGGCGTGTCCGGCGGCATGGCGCTGCTGCCCGCCGGCTATGAAGCCGCCGCACCGAAGCTGAAGGAAGTGCAGGACAAGGAAACGGCAGACATGGTGCGCGCGGTCGCGCACCGGTTCCTCGCGCCCGCCAACCGCACGCCGACGCTGGTCGACCATGTGCTGCTGTTCGATTCGGTGGGCGGACGGTATCTGCCGAACCAGGCGGTGCTGATCGCCGACGGCAAGGTGGTGAAGGTGGGCCCGGCCGGCAGCATCCGCGCCACCAAGGCGATGACGGTGATCGACGGGCGCGGCCGCACGCTGCTGCCGGGCTTGTGGGACTCGCACCAGCATGTCGGCGACGACTGGAACCTGCTGCAGAACGTCGCGACCGGCATGACCAATTATCGCAGCCCCGGCTCGTCGATCGAAGATGCGCAGAGCATCTTCAAGCGCCGCGCCGCGGGGGATCTGCTCGCACCCGACGGCAAGGTCTCGGTGATCATCGACAAGAAGGATCCGCTGGCGGCACAGGGCGCGCTGACCGTCTCGTCCGCGGCGGAGGCGGTCGCGGCCGTCGACAAGATCAAGGCCGCGGGCATGTGGGGGGTGAAGTTCTACACCTCGATGGATCCCGCCTGGATCGCGCCGGCGGCGGCCGAGGCGCACAAGCTGGGCCTCCATGTCCACGGCCATGTGCCCGCGCGCATGCGGCCGCTCGATGCGGTGCATGCTGGCTATGACGAGGTCACCCACATCAACTTCATCCTGATGCAGGCGATGCCGCAGGCGGTGGTTGACAAGGCCAACACCGCCGCGCGGCTGGAAGGGCCCGCCAAATATGGCAAGGACCTGAACCTGGACTCGCCCGAGCTGCGCGCCTTCTATGCCGATCTCGCCAAGCGCAAGACGATCATCGACCCGACGCTGACCGTGTGGGAGCCGCTGCTCACCTCGGACGGCAGCGCGGTGCCGCCCGAATATGCCGCCTACGCGGACGTCGCCCCGCCGGCCGTCGCGCGCGGCTGGAAGATCGGCGGCTATCCGCTGTTCGACGGCCTGACCCGTGCCGATTTCCGCAAGAGCTTCGGCAAGATGGTGGAAGTGGTCGGGCGGCTGCACAAGGCGGGCGTGCCGATCGTCGCCGGCACCGACGGCTATGGCGTGGAACTGGTCCGCGAGCTGGAACTGTACCAGGAAGCGGGCCTGACCAATGTCGAGGCGTTGCAGACCGCGACGATCGTGCCCGCGCGGATGGTGGGCATGGCGGACCGGGTCGGCTCGATCGCGCCGGGCAAGACGGCGGACATCATTCTCGTCGAAGGCGATGTGCAGCAGGACATTCGCAACCTGCGCCATGTCCACACCGTGTTCCTCGACGGCTACCGCCTCGATGGCGATGCCCTGCGGAAGGCCAGCGGCCTGAGCGGCATGCCCAAGTGA
- a CDS encoding alpha-glucosidase: MSMRDLSTETRPWWRGAVIYQIYPRSFADSNGDGVGDLPGITARLDHVAALGVDAVWISPFFTSPMRDFGYDIADFCGVDPVFGTLDDFDALIERAHALGLKVLIDQVYSHSSDQHPWFQESRTSRTNARADWYVWADAKPDGSPPNNWQSVFGGPAWTWDARRGQYYLHNFLREQPDLNFHNPEVQAATLATAKFWLDRGVDGFRLDAINFTMHDPELRDNPPAPDTGAPRTRPFDFQQHVFNQSHADIPLLLEKLRALADRYPGRFTVAEVGGPSPEAEMHLFTAGDTRLNSAYGFNFLYADRLTPALVRDAVAEWPDTPGTGWPSWAFENHDAPRALSRWVAPEHRAAFAAMKMLLLLSLRGNAILYYGEELGLTQVDIAYEDLQDPEAIANWPLTLSRDGARTPMPWVADAPNAGFSAARPWLPVGPDHTALAADVQAGDPSSLLRLTQRLVALRRAHPALVEGSMEVLHADAALLVFARTLGEARIVCAFNFSDMPVALPAGLIDAAAVVEALNGATADSLPGFAALLAR, from the coding sequence ATGTCGATGCGTGACCTCTCCACCGAAACCCGGCCCTGGTGGCGCGGCGCGGTGATCTACCAGATCTATCCGCGCAGCTTCGCGGACTCGAACGGCGACGGCGTCGGCGACCTGCCCGGCATCACCGCGCGGCTCGATCATGTCGCGGCACTGGGCGTGGATGCGGTATGGATCTCGCCCTTCTTCACGTCACCGATGCGGGACTTTGGCTATGACATCGCCGATTTCTGCGGTGTGGACCCCGTGTTCGGCACGCTCGACGATTTCGACGCGCTGATCGAACGTGCCCATGCGCTCGGCCTCAAGGTCCTGATCGATCAGGTCTATTCGCACAGCTCCGATCAGCATCCCTGGTTCCAGGAGAGCCGCACCAGCCGCACCAATGCGCGCGCCGACTGGTATGTCTGGGCCGATGCCAAGCCCGATGGCAGCCCGCCCAACAATTGGCAGTCCGTCTTCGGCGGCCCGGCCTGGACCTGGGACGCGCGGCGCGGCCAATATTATCTCCACAACTTCCTGCGCGAGCAGCCAGACCTGAACTTCCACAATCCGGAGGTGCAGGCCGCCACGCTGGCGACGGCGAAGTTCTGGCTCGATCGCGGCGTCGACGGCTTCCGGCTGGATGCGATCAACTTCACGATGCACGATCCCGAGCTGCGCGATAACCCGCCCGCACCGGATACCGGCGCGCCGCGGACCCGCCCGTTCGACTTCCAGCAGCACGTGTTCAACCAGAGCCATGCGGACATCCCGCTGCTGCTCGAGAAGCTGCGTGCCCTGGCCGATCGGTATCCCGGCCGCTTCACCGTCGCCGAAGTGGGGGGCCCCTCGCCCGAGGCGGAAATGCACCTGTTCACCGCCGGCGACACCCGGCTGAACAGTGCCTATGGCTTCAACTTCCTCTACGCCGATCGGCTGACGCCGGCGCTGGTCCGCGACGCGGTCGCCGAATGGCCCGATACGCCGGGCACGGGCTGGCCGAGCTGGGCGTTCGAGAACCATGACGCTCCCCGCGCCCTGTCGCGCTGGGTCGCGCCCGAGCATCGCGCCGCCTTCGCCGCGATGAAGATGCTGCTGCTGCTGTCGCTGCGCGGCAATGCCATTCTCTATTATGGCGAGGAGCTCGGCCTCACCCAGGTCGACATCGCATACGAGGATCTCCAGGATCCGGAGGCGATCGCCAACTGGCCCCTCACCCTCAGCCGCGACGGCGCCCGCACGCCCATGCCCTGGGTGGCCGACGCGCCGAATGCCGGCTTCTCCGCCGCGCGCCCCTGGCTGCCGGTCGGCCCGGATCACACCGCGCTTGCGGCGGACGTGCAGGCAGGCGATCCGTCGTCGCTCCTTCGCCTGACCCAGCGGCTCGTGGCGCTGCGTCGCGCGCACCCGGCGCTGGTCGAGGGATCGATGGAGGTGCTGCACGCCGATGCGGCGCTGCTGGTGTTCGCCCGCACGCTGGGCGAGGCGCGGATCGTCTGCGCCTTCAACTTCTCCGATATGCCGGTCGCGCTGCCCGCGGGGCTGATCGACGCGGCGGCGGTGGTCGAGGCGCTCAACGGCGCCACGGCCGACAGCCTGCCCGGTTTCGCCGCGCTGCTCGCGCGCTGA
- a CDS encoding alpha-amylase family glycosyl hydrolase, which yields MIRKTALALLASALAATPVAAQTYRDRLPEDEVLYFLLPDRFENGDTGNDRGGLTGDRLVTGFDPTSKGFYHGGDLKGVIQRLDYIQALGATAIWVGPIFKNKPVQGAKGQESGGYHGYWITDFTQVDPHFGTNAEFKALVDAAHKRGIKVYMDIVVNHTADVIQFRECGDCSYRSRADYPYSRRGGITGAPINPGFAGDDNHSAVNFAKLTRPDFAYTPVVPEAEKRVKVPAWLNDPIYYHNRGNSTFAGESSTMGDFVGLDDLMTEHPRVVAGMIEIFGGWIDRFGIDGFRIDTARHVDPEFWQAFVPAMLARAKARGIPNFHIFGEVADPEVAALARHTRVDRFPAVLDFAFNQAVTDVMSGKGTDRLAKAFAADVLYEGGEATARRLPTFVSNHDAGRIATFIRQALPKIGQEELLQRVRLAEAMMLLLRGVPTIYSGDEQGFVSDGNDQDAREDMFGSRVPSYNDNKLLGSTATTATPSFHPAHPLFREIATLAKLRTSHPALTRGRQVTRFASEKPGLFAVSRFDPRTGAETVIAFNTSAEPWSGNVQVETGSTTFRTLAGTCPASAAAPGSITLSLPAFGYTVCAAGAPK from the coding sequence GTGATCCGCAAGACTGCCCTTGCCCTGCTCGCCAGTGCGCTCGCCGCGACGCCCGTCGCCGCCCAGACCTACCGCGATCGCCTGCCCGAGGACGAGGTGCTCTACTTCCTCCTCCCCGATCGCTTCGAGAATGGTGATACCGGCAACGATCGCGGCGGCCTGACCGGCGACCGGCTCGTCACCGGGTTCGACCCGACCTCCAAGGGCTTCTATCATGGCGGCGACCTGAAGGGCGTGATCCAGCGGCTCGACTATATCCAGGCGCTCGGCGCGACCGCGATCTGGGTGGGGCCGATCTTCAAGAACAAGCCCGTGCAGGGGGCGAAGGGCCAGGAATCGGGCGGCTATCACGGCTATTGGATCACCGATTTCACCCAGGTCGATCCGCATTTCGGCACCAATGCCGAGTTCAAGGCGCTGGTGGACGCCGCGCACAAGCGCGGCATCAAGGTGTACATGGACATCGTCGTCAACCACACCGCCGACGTGATCCAGTTTCGCGAGTGCGGGGACTGCAGCTATCGCAGCCGCGCCGACTATCCCTATTCCCGCAGGGGCGGCATCACCGGCGCGCCGATCAATCCGGGCTTTGCCGGGGATGACAATCATAGTGCGGTGAACTTCGCCAAGCTCACCCGGCCCGATTTCGCCTATACCCCCGTCGTGCCGGAGGCCGAGAAGCGGGTGAAGGTGCCGGCCTGGCTCAACGATCCGATCTATTACCACAATCGCGGCAACTCGACCTTCGCGGGCGAAAGCTCGACCATGGGCGACTTTGTCGGCCTGGACGATCTGATGACCGAGCATCCGCGGGTCGTCGCCGGCATGATCGAGATCTTTGGAGGCTGGATCGATCGCTTCGGCATCGACGGCTTTCGCATCGATACCGCGCGCCATGTGGACCCGGAATTCTGGCAGGCCTTCGTCCCCGCGATGCTGGCTCGCGCCAAGGCCAGGGGCATTCCGAACTTTCACATCTTCGGCGAGGTCGCCGATCCGGAGGTGGCGGCACTCGCCCGGCACACCCGTGTTGACAGGTTCCCGGCGGTGCTCGACTTCGCCTTCAACCAGGCGGTCACCGACGTGATGAGCGGCAAGGGCACCGATCGGCTTGCCAAGGCCTTCGCCGCGGACGTGCTGTACGAGGGCGGCGAGGCCACGGCGCGCCGTCTGCCGACTTTCGTCAGCAACCATGATGCCGGCCGCATCGCCACCTTCATCCGGCAGGCGTTGCCCAAGATCGGGCAGGAGGAACTGCTCCAGCGCGTGCGGCTCGCCGAGGCGATGATGCTGCTGCTTCGCGGCGTACCCACCATCTATTCGGGCGACGAACAGGGCTTCGTCAGCGACGGGAACGATCAGGACGCGCGCGAGGACATGTTCGGCAGCCGCGTGCCGAGCTACAATGACAACAAGCTGCTCGGCTCGACCGCGACGACGGCCACGCCCAGCTTCCATCCCGCGCATCCGCTGTTCCGCGAGATTGCCACGCTCGCCAAGCTGCGCACCAGCCATCCGGCGCTCACCCGCGGCCGGCAGGTCACGCGCTTCGCCAGCGAAAAGCCCGGCCTGTTCGCCGTGTCGCGCTTCGATCCCCGAACTGGCGCGGAAACCGTGATCGCCTTCAACACCAGCGCCGAGCCCTGGAGCGGCAATGTCCAGGTCGAGACCGGCTCCACCACCTTCCGCACGCTGGCAGGCACCTGCCCCGCCAGCGCCGCTGCCCCCGGCAGCATCACCCTTTCCCTTCCCGCGTTCGGCTACACCGTCTGCGCGGCCGGAGCGCCCAAGTGA
- a CDS encoding tryptophan halogenase family protein — MATAAPYRIVVAGGGTAGWMTAAALIRFLGPGFTVTLVESDAIGTVGVGEATIPQIRMFNASLGIDEDAFVAATGATYKLAIEFVGWTQSGRYMHAFGDVGRDNGLLAFRHTWLRGLAEGVAEPLGTYALNNVAALANRMQRGPARTARVLPDMPYAFHFDAALYARFLRDFAEARGVVRHEGRIVAVARAGEDGDVQALHLDGDRRIEGDLFLDCTGFHARLIGEAMGVGYQDWSHWLPCDRALAVPSARARDFTPYTRATAHDAGWQWRIPLQHRTGNGIVYSSRHLSDDEAAARLLAGLDEPALGDPRPIRFRAGRRETAWAGNVIAIGLASGFLEPLESTSIHLIQSAVERVLKLLPGRRPPAALRDAYNAQAVHEIERIRDFIILHYAANDRAEPFWRERRETPLPDGLAEKITLWRESGDIVREEGDLFGEVAWLQVLVGQGITARGYHPVAAQPPRAQIAEYLDLLAKLNAREVAQMPTHEEFVRAHGAADTEIAA, encoded by the coding sequence ATGGCAACCGCAGCACCATATCGTATCGTCGTCGCCGGGGGCGGAACGGCCGGGTGGATGACCGCGGCTGCGCTGATCCGCTTCCTCGGCCCCGGCTTCACCGTCACGCTCGTCGAATCCGATGCGATCGGCACGGTGGGCGTCGGCGAGGCGACCATCCCGCAGATCCGGATGTTTAACGCCAGCCTCGGCATCGACGAGGATGCGTTCGTCGCCGCCACGGGCGCGACCTACAAGCTCGCCATCGAATTCGTCGGCTGGACCCAGTCCGGCCGCTACATGCACGCCTTTGGCGATGTCGGTCGCGACAACGGCCTGCTCGCCTTCCGCCATACCTGGCTGCGCGGGCTCGCCGAGGGCGTGGCCGAGCCGCTGGGCACCTACGCCCTCAACAATGTCGCCGCGCTCGCCAACCGCATGCAGCGCGGGCCTGCCCGCACCGCCCGGGTGCTGCCGGACATGCCCTATGCCTTCCATTTCGACGCCGCCCTCTATGCGCGCTTCCTGCGCGACTTTGCGGAAGCACGCGGCGTGGTGCGGCACGAGGGTCGGATCGTGGCGGTGGCGCGTGCCGGCGAGGATGGCGATGTGCAGGCCCTCCACCTCGACGGCGACCGCCGGATTGAGGGGGACCTGTTCCTCGATTGCACCGGCTTCCATGCCCGCCTGATCGGCGAGGCGATGGGTGTCGGCTATCAGGACTGGTCGCACTGGCTGCCCTGCGATCGCGCGCTGGCGGTGCCCAGCGCCCGCGCCCGCGATTTCACCCCCTATACCCGCGCCACCGCGCACGATGCCGGCTGGCAGTGGCGCATTCCGCTTCAGCATCGCACCGGCAACGGCATCGTCTATTCGAGCCGTCACCTGTCCGACGACGAGGCCGCCGCGCGGCTGCTAGCCGGACTGGACGAGCCCGCGCTCGGCGACCCGCGCCCGATCCGCTTCCGCGCCGGCCGGCGCGAGACCGCCTGGGCCGGCAATGTCATCGCGATCGGGCTGGCGAGCGGCTTTCTCGAACCGCTGGAATCGACCAGCATCCACCTGATCCAGTCCGCCGTCGAACGCGTGCTTAAGCTGCTGCCCGGACGCCGCCCGCCCGCCGCGCTGCGGGACGCCTATAATGCGCAGGCGGTGCACGAGATCGAGCGCATCCGCGACTTCATCATCCTCCATTATGCCGCCAACGACCGCGCCGAGCCGTTCTGGCGCGAACGCCGCGAAACGCCCTTGCCCGACGGCCTTGCCGAAAAGATCACGCTGTGGCGGGAGAGCGGCGACATCGTGCGCGAGGAGGGCGATCTGTTCGGTGAGGTCGCCTGGCTGCAAGTGCTTGTCGGCCAGGGCATCACCGCTCGGGGATATCATCCGGTCGCCGCACAGCCGCCGCGCGCCCAGATCGCCGAATATCTCGACCTGCTCGCCAAGCTGAACGCGCGCGAAGTCGCGCAGATGCCCACCCATGAAGAGTTCGTCCGCGCGCATGGCGCCGCCGACACGGAGATTGCCGCGTGA
- a CDS encoding TonB-dependent receptor — MLLSTFRGRRAARIALGASAAAIAFSFTTTAFAQDSAPATTAPAQESGGEIVVTGFRAALASSANIKRNNTMIVDSVSSEDIGKLPDVSIADSLARIPGVTAQRLEGRDQRLSIRGLGPDFSTTLLNGREQVTVGDNRGVEYDQYPSEFFKNVNVYKSADASLIAAGIAGTVDLRMLRPLDQKRTFVVAARGQMNEQKKLNPDATRYGYRASATYVDKFMNDTLGIAIGVSAQNTPTQIERYAAWGFPNESAAGGNLFLGGAKPYVQSNLLKRYGGVATVEWQPSENFHSTFDGLYSHFEETQRLRGIEFPIAPQWGSNAVIQPGYQVQNGLVTSATLSNVVAVQRNDYNKRKAENISLGWNNDFKLSDSIHFVVDASWSHATRTDFLLETYSGTGYNSSGAKDTIKINQNANGTYSIVPTLDYTNTSVIKLTDPRGWGYNGTQSVVQAGFLNRPDFEDDLKSLRASFNGEFSGSIVKSWEIGGNFSRREKKSRYTSFFLCPPGAGTGCTIASGTPTSVAVPSDAVLSEQVALAYLGVPKMLTYDPLKVYGLLRPVFDNRPDSLVRDNTVTEKVYTGYAKVNIDGIVGGKALKGTLGLQVVHTDQGSSGAIAALQNGIVTTSPVKDSTKYTNFLPSATFSLELMDAFYVKMGAAQTMVRPRLDQERITQAVSIDFSKLGLGSLPQNSPFSSNGGNFRLRPYQSTNIDISVEKYLRGGGYLALTGFYKHLTDFVDPNNSTLYDFSALLSALPASAAAIIRSQNAQFGLVRNPANTGRGDILGVEATASVPFSTFSQALDGFGVFASGTYVDSRVVYGSNATQAVTIPGQSKWIATGTAYFEKNGFQARATYRWRDSFLAELAGLSANPEFRTGNSEGVLDAQIGYEFQAGPLKGLSILAQAKNLTDAPFVTTEASDPRLVREYQRYGRDYYLGITYKF, encoded by the coding sequence ATGTTGCTCAGCACGTTCCGCGGCCGTCGTGCCGCCCGCATCGCCCTCGGCGCCAGCGCCGCCGCGATTGCCTTCAGCTTCACCACCACCGCCTTCGCGCAGGACTCCGCGCCCGCCACGACAGCCCCCGCACAGGAAAGCGGCGGCGAGATCGTCGTCACCGGCTTCCGCGCGGCGCTCGCCTCCTCGGCGAACATCAAGCGCAACAACACGATGATCGTGGACTCGGTCTCGTCCGAAGACATCGGCAAGCTGCCCGACGTCTCGATCGCGGACTCGCTGGCGCGCATCCCGGGCGTCACCGCCCAGCGCCTCGAAGGTCGCGACCAGCGCCTGTCGATCCGCGGCCTTGGCCCCGACTTCTCCACCACGCTGCTCAACGGGCGCGAGCAGGTGACCGTCGGCGACAACCGCGGCGTCGAATATGACCAGTATCCCTCGGAATTCTTCAAGAACGTCAACGTCTACAAGTCGGCCGACGCCTCGCTGATCGCCGCTGGCATCGCCGGCACGGTCGACCTGCGCATGCTGCGTCCGCTCGACCAGAAGCGCACTTTTGTCGTTGCTGCGCGCGGCCAGATGAACGAGCAGAAGAAGCTCAACCCCGATGCCACCCGATACGGCTATCGCGCCTCGGCGACCTATGTCGACAAGTTCATGAACGACACGCTGGGCATCGCGATCGGCGTTTCGGCGCAGAACACGCCGACCCAGATCGAGCGCTATGCGGCGTGGGGCTTCCCCAACGAGTCCGCCGCGGGCGGCAACCTCTTCCTTGGCGGCGCCAAGCCCTACGTGCAGTCGAACCTGCTCAAGCGCTATGGCGGCGTCGCGACCGTGGAATGGCAGCCGAGCGAGAATTTCCACTCGACCTTCGACGGCCTCTATTCGCATTTCGAGGAAACCCAGCGCCTGCGCGGCATCGAATTCCCGATCGCGCCGCAATGGGGCTCGAACGCGGTCATCCAGCCGGGCTATCAGGTGCAGAACGGCCTGGTGACCAGCGCAACGCTCAGCAACGTCGTGGCGGTGCAGCGCAACGACTACAACAAGCGCAAGGCCGAGAACATCTCGCTGGGCTGGAACAACGATTTCAAGCTGAGCGACAGCATCCACTTCGTCGTCGACGCCAGCTGGAGCCACGCGACCCGTACCGACTTCCTGCTCGAGACCTATTCGGGCACCGGCTACAATTCGTCGGGCGCGAAGGACACGATCAAGATCAACCAGAACGCGAACGGCACCTACAGCATCGTGCCGACGCTCGACTATACCAACACCAGCGTCATCAAGCTGACCGACCCGCGCGGCTGGGGCTATAACGGCACCCAGTCGGTGGTGCAGGCCGGCTTCCTCAACCGCCCGGACTTCGAGGACGACCTCAAGTCGCTGCGCGCCAGCTTCAACGGCGAATTCAGCGGCAGCATCGTCAAGAGCTGGGAAATCGGCGGAAACTTCAGCCGTCGCGAGAAGAAGAGCCGCTACACCTCCTTCTTCCTCTGCCCGCCGGGCGCCGGCACCGGCTGCACCATCGCCAGCGGCACGCCGACCAGCGTCGCCGTCCCGTCGGACGCGGTGCTGAGCGAGCAGGTCGCGCTCGCCTATCTCGGCGTGCCGAAGATGCTGACCTATGATCCACTCAAGGTCTATGGCCTGCTCCGCCCGGTGTTCGACAACCGCCCGGACTCGCTGGTGCGCGACAACACCGTCACCGAGAAGGTCTATACCGGCTACGCCAAGGTGAACATCGACGGCATCGTCGGCGGCAAGGCGCTGAAGGGCACGCTGGGCCTGCAGGTGGTGCATACCGACCAGGGCTCGTCGGGCGCGATCGCCGCGCTGCAGAACGGCATCGTCACCACCTCGCCGGTGAAGGACAGCACCAAGTACACCAACTTCCTGCCCTCGGCGACGTTCAGCCTCGAGCTGATGGACGCCTTCTACGTCAAGATGGGCGCGGCCCAGACGATGGTGCGCCCGCGCCTCGATCAGGAACGCATCACCCAGGCGGTGAGCATCGACTTCTCGAAGCTCGGGCTCGGCAGCCTGCCGCAGAACAGCCCGTTCAGCTCGAACGGCGGCAATTTCCGCCTGCGTCCCTACCAGTCGACCAACATCGACATCTCGGTGGAAAAGTATCTGCGCGGCGGCGGCTATCTGGCGCTGACCGGCTTCTACAAGCACCTCACCGACTTCGTCGATCCGAACAACAGCACGCTCTATGACTTCTCGGCGCTGCTGTCGGCGCTGCCCGCGTCCGCGGCGGCGATCATCCGCTCGCAGAACGCGCAGTTCGGTCTGGTCCGGAACCCGGCCAACACGGGCCGCGGCGACATCCTGGGCGTGGAAGCAACCGCGTCGGTGCCGTTCAGCACCTTCTCCCAGGCGCTTGACGGGTTCGGCGTGTTCGCCAGCGGCACCTATGTCGACAGCCGCGTGGTCTATGGCAGCAATGCCACCCAGGCGGTAACCATCCCCGGCCAGTCCAAGTGGATCGCCACCGGCACCGCCTATTTCGAGAAGAACGGCTTCCAGGCGCGTGCCACCTATCGCTGGCGCGACAGCTTCCTGGCGGAGCTGGCGGGTCTCTCGGCCAATCCGGAGTTCCGTACCGGCAACTCGGAAGGCGTGCTCGATGCGCAGATCGGCTATGAGTTCCAGGCCGGTCCGCTCAAGGGCCTGTCGATCCTGGCCCAGGCCAAGAACCTGACCGACGCGCCCTTCGTCACCACCGAGGCGAGCGATCCGCGCCTGGTGCGCGAATATCAGCGCTACGGCCGGGATTACTATCTCGGTATCACGTACAAGTTCTGA
- a CDS encoding LacI family DNA-binding transcriptional regulator, with translation MGMQRKPTSFDIAQLAGVSQPTVSRALRGEAGVNPATRLRIESIAKQLNYRVDKAASNLRTRHSQTLALLFFEDPTSDDSLINPFFHSMLGSIIRACAEHNHDLLISFQQLSSDWHTDYEDARKADGLILLGYGDFELYRARLKALQDAGTHFVRWGSVLSEGAGLTVGCDNRGGGAEATRHLLARGRRRIAFLGTASSHYPEFHERYRGHAQALAGAGIAEDPALQIDAITTEESGAAAAQALLDSGAAFDAILAASDLIAIGAMRALQAAGKRIPEDVSVIGFDDIPAASSASPPLTTVMQDPRLAGRTLVETLIGRIREKPVGPALLPTKLIVRKSCGA, from the coding sequence ATGGGCATGCAGCGCAAGCCTACGTCATTCGATATCGCCCAGTTGGCAGGGGTCTCGCAGCCTACGGTGTCGCGCGCTTTGCGCGGCGAGGCGGGGGTCAACCCGGCGACTCGGTTGCGTATCGAGTCGATCGCCAAGCAGTTGAACTACCGAGTCGACAAGGCGGCATCCAATCTGCGCACGCGCCACTCGCAGACGCTGGCGCTGCTGTTCTTCGAAGATCCGACATCCGACGACTCACTGATCAATCCGTTCTTTCACTCGATGCTGGGATCGATCATTCGTGCCTGCGCGGAACATAATCATGATCTTCTGATCAGCTTTCAGCAGCTGTCCAGCGACTGGCACACCGATTATGAGGATGCGCGCAAGGCCGACGGGCTGATCCTGCTCGGCTATGGCGATTTCGAGCTGTACCGGGCGCGGCTGAAGGCGCTGCAGGATGCGGGCACGCATTTCGTGCGCTGGGGATCGGTGCTGTCGGAAGGCGCCGGGCTGACCGTCGGCTGCGACAATCGCGGTGGCGGCGCCGAGGCGACGCGCCACCTGCTGGCGCGCGGCCGGCGGCGAATTGCATTTTTGGGTACGGCGTCCAGCCACTATCCCGAGTTTCACGAGCGCTACCGCGGCCACGCCCAGGCGCTTGCCGGTGCGGGGATCGCCGAGGATCCCGCGCTCCAGATCGACGCGATCACCACGGAGGAATCCGGGGCGGCCGCAGCCCAGGCGCTGCTCGACAGCGGCGCCGCGTTCGACGCGATCCTCGCGGCGAGCGACCTGATCGCGATCGGCGCGATGCGGGCGCTCCAGGCCGCGGGCAAGCGCATTCCAGAGGATGTTTCGGTGATCGGGTTCGACGATATTCCGGCGGCCAGTTCCGCCAGCCCGCCGCTCACGACGGTGATGCAGGATCCGCGCCTCGCCGGCCGCACGCTGGTGGAAACGCTGATCGGGCGGATCCGCGAGAAGCCGGTGGGCCCGGCGCTGTTGCCGACCAAGCTGATCGTCCGCAAGTCGTGCGGGGCGTGA